One Deinococcus grandis DNA window includes the following coding sequences:
- a CDS encoding S8 family peptidase produces the protein MNARTSTLGTLALTLLLAACGSQQTAPTTDVVSRGQTSAPLLGTSNPEAIPGQYIVVFSDGAAADLSSQSASGLISTLGLDPQGVQVQQVYGAALNGFAAKLSSQNLAKLQADKRVKYIEQDAMMHATATQTGATWGLDRIDQRNLPLDSSYTYGSTASGVKAYIIDTGINTAHTNFGGRAIWGTNTTGDGNNSDCQGHGTHVAGTVGSSTYGVAKGVTLVAVKVLGCDGSGTNSGVIAGVNWAVSNKGTAAAVANMSLGGGFSQAVNDAVNSAAGQNLVMAVAAGNENQNACNVSPASAASAITVGATTKTDSRDTTYSNFGSCLDIFAPGTGITSTWIGSTTATNTISGTSMATPHVAGAAALLIAAGNTTNSAVTSAMLNNATSGKVTNAGTGSTTRLLFTGTGTVTPPTGTTTTYTGTVSAGTASYKPGTAGFSYAGGTLKGTLSGPSGTDFDLYLQKYNGSTWADVAASESGTSSEAITYTAASGTYRWEVYGYSGSGSYTLVETK, from the coding sequence ATGAACGCACGCACCAGCACCCTCGGTACCCTTGCACTGACCCTGCTCCTCGCCGCCTGCGGCAGCCAGCAGACCGCTCCCACCACCGACGTCGTCTCCCGCGGCCAGACCAGCGCGCCCCTCCTGGGCACCAGCAACCCCGAAGCGATCCCCGGCCAGTACATCGTCGTCTTCAGCGACGGCGCCGCCGCCGACCTCAGCAGCCAGAGCGCCAGCGGCCTGATCAGCACCCTGGGCCTCGACCCGCAGGGCGTGCAGGTGCAGCAGGTGTACGGCGCGGCCCTGAACGGCTTCGCCGCCAAACTCAGCAGCCAAAACCTCGCGAAGCTGCAGGCCGACAAGCGCGTCAAATACATCGAGCAGGACGCCATGATGCACGCCACCGCCACGCAGACCGGCGCCACCTGGGGCCTTGACCGCATCGACCAGCGCAACCTCCCCCTGGACAGCAGCTACACCTATGGCAGCACCGCCAGCGGCGTGAAGGCGTACATCATCGACACCGGCATCAACACCGCCCACACCAACTTCGGCGGGCGCGCCATCTGGGGCACCAACACCACCGGCGACGGCAACAACAGCGACTGCCAGGGGCACGGCACGCACGTCGCCGGGACCGTCGGCAGCAGCACCTACGGCGTCGCCAAGGGCGTCACCCTGGTCGCCGTGAAGGTGCTCGGCTGTGACGGCAGCGGCACGAACTCCGGCGTGATCGCCGGCGTGAACTGGGCTGTGAGCAACAAGGGCACGGCAGCCGCCGTCGCCAACATGAGCCTCGGGGGCGGCTTCAGCCAGGCCGTGAACGACGCCGTGAACAGCGCCGCGGGCCAGAACCTCGTGATGGCCGTCGCCGCCGGGAACGAGAACCAGAACGCCTGCAACGTCTCCCCCGCCAGCGCCGCCAGCGCCATCACCGTCGGCGCCACCACCAAGACCGACAGCCGCGACACCACCTACAGCAACTTCGGCAGCTGCCTGGACATCTTCGCGCCCGGCACCGGCATCACCAGCACCTGGATCGGCAGCACCACCGCCACGAACACCATCAGCGGCACCAGCATGGCCACCCCGCACGTCGCGGGCGCCGCCGCGCTGCTGATCGCCGCCGGGAACACCACCAACAGCGCCGTGACCAGCGCCATGCTGAACAACGCCACCAGCGGCAAGGTCACGAACGCGGGCACGGGCAGCACCACCCGCCTGCTGTTCACCGGCACTGGCACGGTCACGCCCCCCACCGGCACGACCACCACCTACACGGGCACGGTCAGCGCCGGCACGGCGAGCTACAAGCCCGGCACCGCCGGCTTCAGCTACGCGGGCGGCACCCTGAAGGGCACCCTCAGCGGCCCCTCCGGCACCGACTTCGACCTGTACCTCCAGAAGTACAACGGCAGCACCTGGGCCGACGTCGCCGCCAGCGAGAGCGGCACCAGCAGCGAGGCCATCACCTACACGGCCGCCAGCGGCACCTACCGCTGGGAAGTGTACGGCTACAGCGGCAGCGGCAGCTACACCCTCGTCGAAACGAAGTAA